A single region of the Streptomyces sp. NBC_01803 genome encodes:
- a CDS encoding YebC/PmpR family DNA-binding transcriptional regulator: MSGHSKWATTKHKKAVIDAKRGKLFAKLIKNIEVAARTGGADPDGNPTLYDAIQKAKKSSVPNTNIDRAVKRGAGLEAGGADYQTIMYEGYGPNGVAVLIECLTDNRNRAASDVRVAMTRNGGSMADPGSVSYLFHRKGVVLVPKGGLAEDDVLGAVLDAGAEEVNDLGESYEVISEAGDLVAVRTALQEAGIDYDSAEAGFLPTMQVELDEDGARKIFRLIDALEDSDDVQNVFANFDVPDDVMAKVDA, from the coding sequence GTGTCCGGCCACTCCAAGTGGGCAACCACCAAGCACAAGAAGGCCGTGATCGATGCCAAGCGCGGCAAGCTGTTCGCGAAGCTGATCAAGAACATCGAGGTCGCGGCCCGGACCGGCGGCGCCGACCCGGACGGCAACCCCACGCTCTACGACGCCATCCAGAAGGCCAAGAAGAGCTCGGTGCCCAACACCAACATCGACCGGGCCGTCAAGCGCGGCGCGGGCCTTGAAGCCGGTGGTGCCGACTACCAGACGATCATGTACGAGGGCTACGGCCCCAACGGTGTCGCCGTGCTGATCGAGTGCCTGACGGACAACCGCAACCGGGCCGCCTCGGACGTGCGCGTCGCCATGACCCGCAACGGCGGCTCCATGGCCGACCCCGGCTCCGTGTCGTACCTGTTCCACCGGAAGGGCGTCGTCCTCGTTCCCAAGGGCGGACTGGCCGAGGACGACGTGCTGGGCGCGGTGCTGGACGCCGGTGCCGAGGAGGTCAACGACCTGGGCGAGTCGTACGAGGTGATCAGCGAGGCGGGCGACCTGGTGGCGGTGCGGACCGCGCTCCAGGAGGCCGGTATCGACTACGACTCGGCGGAGGCGGGCTTCCTGCCGACCATGCAGGTCGAGCTGGACGAGGACGGCGCCCGGAAGATCTTCCGTCTGATCGACGCGCTGGAGGACAGCGACGACGTGCAGAACGTCTTCGCGAACTTCGACGTCCCGGACGACGTCATGGCGAAGGTCGACGCCTAG
- a CDS encoding glycosyltransferase family 4 protein: MRIGIVCPYSWDVPGGVQFHIRDLAEHLIRLGHGVSVLAPADDDTPLPPYVVSAGRAVPVPYNGSVARLNFGFLSAARVRRWVHDGDFQVLHIHEPAAPSLALLTCWAARGPIVATFHTSNPRSRAMIAAYPILQPALEKISARIAVSEYARRTLVEHLGGDAVVIPNGVDVGFFADAGPKAEWQGGTIGFIGRIDEPRKGLPVLMRALPKILAARPDTRLLVAGRGDEKEAVAGLPRPLRDRVEFLGMVSDEDKARLLRSVDLYVAPNTGGESFGIILVEAMSAGAPVLASDLDAFAQVLDGGGAGELFRNEDADALARSAVRLLGDPGRLAELRERGSAHVRRFDWSTVGADILAVYETVTAGAEAVAPDDRVGLLGRLGFARD; encoded by the coding sequence ATGAGGATCGGCATCGTCTGCCCGTACTCCTGGGACGTCCCCGGCGGCGTGCAGTTCCACATCCGGGACCTGGCCGAGCACCTGATCCGGCTCGGGCACGGCGTCTCGGTCCTCGCCCCCGCCGACGACGACACCCCGTTGCCGCCCTACGTCGTGTCCGCCGGCCGCGCCGTGCCGGTGCCCTACAACGGCTCGGTCGCCCGCCTCAACTTCGGCTTCCTCTCCGCCGCCCGCGTCCGGCGCTGGGTGCACGACGGCGACTTCCAGGTGCTGCACATCCACGAGCCGGCCGCGCCCTCCCTCGCCCTGCTGACGTGCTGGGCGGCGCGCGGGCCCATCGTCGCCACGTTCCACACCTCCAACCCCCGCTCCCGCGCGATGATCGCCGCCTACCCGATCCTCCAGCCCGCGCTGGAGAAGATCAGCGCCCGCATCGCCGTCAGCGAGTACGCCCGCCGCACCCTGGTCGAGCACCTCGGCGGCGACGCCGTGGTCATCCCCAACGGCGTGGACGTCGGCTTCTTCGCCGACGCCGGGCCCAAGGCCGAGTGGCAGGGCGGCACCATCGGGTTCATCGGCCGGATCGACGAGCCCCGCAAGGGCCTTCCGGTTCTCATGCGCGCACTGCCGAAGATCCTCGCCGCCCGCCCGGACACCCGGCTGCTGGTCGCCGGGCGCGGCGACGAGAAGGAGGCCGTGGCCGGGCTGCCGCGTCCGCTGCGGGACCGGGTCGAGTTCCTGGGCATGGTCAGCGACGAGGACAAGGCGCGGCTGCTGCGCAGCGTCGACCTGTACGTCGCGCCCAACACCGGCGGCGAGAGCTTCGGCATCATTCTGGTCGAGGCCATGTCGGCCGGCGCCCCCGTGCTCGCCAGCGATCTCGACGCCTTCGCCCAGGTGCTCGACGGGGGAGGGGCCGGCGAGCTGTTCCGCAATGAGGACGCCGACGCCCTCGCCCGATCCGCCGTGCGGCTGCTGGGCGACCCCGGACGGCTGGCCGAGCTGCGCGAGCGCGGCAGCGCCCACGTGCGCCGGTTCGACTGGTCCACGGTGGGCGCCGACATCCTCGCCGTCTACGAGACGGTCACCGCCGGCGCCGAGGCCGTGGCGCCCGACGACCGGGTCGGGCTGCTCGGCCGGCTCGGCTTCGCCCGCGACTGA
- the pgsA gene encoding phosphatidylinositol phosphate synthase has translation MLNKYARAFFTRVLTPFAALLLRLRVSPDAVTLIGTAGVMAGALAFYPRGEFFWGTVVITLFVFSDLVDGNMARQLGRSSRWGAFLDSTLDRVADAAIFTGIALWYAGGGDNQLLCAVTLFCLASGQVVSYTKARGESIGLPVAVNGLVERAERLVITLVCGGIAGWERTFDVPRIGVLLPTALWVVAVGSAITLIQRVVTVRRESAEADAAAPREQQQGSGQT, from the coding sequence ATGCTCAACAAGTACGCGCGTGCCTTCTTCACGCGTGTCCTCACTCCCTTCGCCGCCCTGCTGCTCAGGCTGCGGGTGAGCCCGGACGCGGTGACGCTGATCGGCACCGCGGGGGTGATGGCGGGAGCACTGGCCTTCTACCCCCGCGGTGAGTTCTTCTGGGGCACCGTCGTCATCACCCTCTTCGTCTTCTCCGACCTCGTCGACGGCAACATGGCCCGCCAGCTCGGCCGTTCCAGCCGCTGGGGCGCGTTCCTCGACTCCACCCTCGACCGCGTGGCCGACGCGGCGATCTTCACCGGCATCGCGCTGTGGTACGCGGGCGGCGGCGACAACCAGCTGCTCTGCGCCGTGACGCTGTTCTGCCTCGCCAGCGGCCAGGTCGTGTCGTACACCAAGGCCAGAGGCGAGAGCATCGGGCTGCCGGTGGCCGTCAACGGCCTGGTGGAGCGTGCCGAACGGCTCGTGATCACCCTGGTCTGCGGCGGAATCGCGGGCTGGGAGCGGACGTTCGACGTGCCGCGCATCGGCGTGCTGCTGCCCACCGCGCTGTGGGTGGTGGCCGTCGGCAGCGCGATCACGCTCATCCAGCGGGTCGTCACCGTGCGCCGGGAGTCCGCCGAAGCGGACGCGGCGGCCCCGCGCGAGCAGCAGCAGGGAAGCGGCCAGACATGA
- a CDS encoding HIT family protein, which produces MLASMSSEPEQQIGVGTPDAFQRLWTPHRMAYIQGEGKPTGPGADDGCPFCAIPGKSDEDGLIIVRGETVYTVLNLYPYNSGHLLVVPYRHVADYTDLTAEETAELAALTKQAMTAIRRASGAHGFNIGINQGSAAGAGIAPHLHQHVVPRWGGDSNFMPVVGHTRVLPQLLADTRRMLADAWPDVRPTS; this is translated from the coding sequence ATGCTGGCCAGCATGAGCAGCGAGCCGGAGCAGCAGATCGGAGTGGGGACGCCGGACGCGTTCCAGCGCCTTTGGACGCCCCACCGGATGGCCTACATCCAAGGTGAGGGCAAGCCGACCGGCCCCGGGGCCGACGACGGCTGTCCGTTCTGCGCGATCCCCGGCAAGAGCGACGAGGACGGTCTCATCATCGTCCGGGGCGAGACCGTCTACACCGTGCTGAACCTCTACCCGTACAACAGCGGCCACCTGCTGGTGGTGCCCTACCGGCATGTCGCCGACTACACGGACCTCACGGCCGAGGAGACCGCGGAGCTGGCCGCGCTGACCAAGCAGGCCATGACCGCGATCCGCCGGGCCTCCGGCGCGCACGGCTTCAACATCGGCATCAACCAGGGCTCGGCGGCGGGCGCCGGCATCGCGCCCCACCTGCACCAGCACGTGGTGCCCCGGTGGGGCGGCGACTCCAACTTCATGCCCGTGGTGGGCCACACCCGGGTCCTGCCCCAGCTCCTGGCCGACACCCGGCGGATGCTGGCCGACGCCTGGCCGGACGTCCGGCCCACGTCCTGA
- a CDS encoding phosphatidylinositol mannoside acyltransferase: MRERLADGLYGLGWTAVKRLPEPAANALGRRAADVAWRRRGDGVRRLEANLARVVPDAGEERLRELSRAGMRSYLRYWIESFRLPVWSPERIRASYAGEDMRHLTEGLARGRGVILALPHMGNWDLAGAWLVTALNTPFVTVAERLRPESLYDRFVAYREGLGMEVLPHTGGSFGTLARRLRAGGLVALIADRDLSASGVEVSFFGETARMPAGPAMLAQQTGALLLPAALWFDDTPVMRGRVHPPVPVPETGTRAERTAAMTQALADTFAAEITAHPQDWHMLQRLWTADTAPVRTAPEGRRPS; the protein is encoded by the coding sequence ATGAGAGAGCGGCTCGCCGACGGGCTGTACGGACTCGGCTGGACCGCCGTCAAACGCCTTCCCGAACCGGCCGCGAACGCCCTCGGCCGCCGTGCCGCGGACGTCGCCTGGCGCCGACGTGGCGACGGCGTGCGCCGACTGGAGGCCAACCTGGCCCGGGTCGTCCCCGACGCCGGCGAGGAGCGGCTGCGCGAGCTGTCCCGCGCGGGCATGCGCAGCTATCTGCGGTACTGGATCGAGTCCTTCCGGCTGCCGGTCTGGAGCCCCGAGCGGATCAGGGCGTCCTACGCCGGCGAGGACATGCGCCACCTCACCGAGGGACTGGCCCGCGGGCGCGGCGTCATCCTCGCCCTGCCGCACATGGGCAACTGGGACCTGGCGGGAGCCTGGCTGGTCACCGCGCTGAACACCCCCTTCGTCACGGTCGCCGAGCGGCTGCGGCCCGAGAGCCTCTACGACCGCTTCGTCGCCTATCGCGAGGGACTCGGCATGGAGGTGCTGCCGCACACCGGCGGCTCGTTCGGCACGCTCGCCCGGCGGCTGCGGGCCGGCGGCCTGGTGGCCCTGATCGCCGACCGCGACCTGTCCGCCTCGGGCGTGGAGGTCTCGTTCTTCGGCGAGACGGCGCGGATGCCCGCCGGACCTGCCATGCTGGCCCAGCAGACGGGCGCGCTGCTGCTGCCCGCCGCCCTGTGGTTCGACGACACCCCGGTGATGAGGGGCCGCGTCCACCCGCCGGTCCCGGTGCCGGAGACCGGCACCCGCGCGGAACGGACGGCGGCCATGACCCAGGCCCTGGCCGACACCTTCGCCGCCGAGATCACCGCGCACCCGCAGGACTGGCACATGCTGCAGCGGCTGTGGACCGCCGACACCGCGCCGGTCCGGACAGCGCCCGAAGGGAGGCGGCCGTCATGA
- the pdxT gene encoding pyridoxal 5'-phosphate synthase glutaminase subunit PdxT, producing MSSPVIGVLALQGDVREHLAALDAVGARTASVRRPEELAAVDGLVIPGGESTTMSKLAAVFGLLEPLRERVRSGMPAYGSCAGMIMLADKILDPRAGQETIGGIDMIIRRNAFGRQNESFEAAVRVAGVDGDPVEGVFIRAPWVESLGPRAESIAEYDGHSVAVRQDRLLATAFHPELTGDHRVHALFAEMVRTAG from the coding sequence GTGAGTTCCCCTGTCATCGGTGTCCTCGCCCTCCAGGGCGACGTCCGGGAGCACCTCGCCGCGCTGGACGCGGTCGGCGCGCGGACCGCGTCCGTGCGCCGGCCCGAGGAGCTGGCGGCGGTCGACGGCCTGGTCATCCCCGGCGGCGAGTCCACCACCATGTCCAAGCTGGCGGCCGTCTTCGGCCTGCTGGAGCCGCTGCGCGAGCGGGTGCGGAGCGGCATGCCCGCGTACGGCTCCTGCGCCGGGATGATCATGCTCGCCGACAAGATCCTGGACCCGCGCGCGGGTCAGGAGACCATCGGCGGCATCGACATGATCATCCGGCGCAACGCCTTCGGGCGGCAGAACGAGTCCTTCGAGGCGGCGGTTCGGGTCGCCGGCGTCGACGGCGACCCGGTCGAGGGTGTCTTCATCCGGGCGCCCTGGGTCGAGTCCCTCGGCCCGCGCGCGGAGTCGATCGCGGAGTACGACGGGCACAGCGTCGCCGTCCGCCAGGACCGCCTGCTGGCCACCGCGTTCCACCCCGAGCTGACCGGCGACCACCGGGTGCACGCCCTGTTCGCCGAGATGGTGCGCACGGCGGGGTAG
- the pdxS gene encoding pyridoxal 5'-phosphate synthase lyase subunit PdxS, which produces MSSTSPSTTQAPETGTARVKRGMAEQLKNGVIMDVVTPEQAKIAEDAGAVAVMALERVPADIRKDGGVARMSDPDMIDGIIEAVSIPVMAKSRIGHLVEAQVLQALGVDYIDESEVLTPADEVNHTDKWAFTTPFVCGATNLGEALRRIAEGAAMIRSKGEAGTGNVVEAVRHMRQIKNEISRLRGLDNNELFGAAKELRAPYELVKEVAELGKLPVVLFSAGGVATPADAALMRQLGAEGVFVGSGIFKSGDPAKRAAAIVKATTFYDDPKIIADVSRGLGEAMVGINIDTLPEGERYASRGW; this is translated from the coding sequence GTGTCCAGCACGTCCCCCAGTACCACCCAGGCCCCGGAGACCGGCACCGCGCGCGTCAAGCGCGGCATGGCCGAGCAGCTCAAGAACGGCGTGATCATGGACGTCGTCACGCCCGAGCAGGCCAAGATCGCCGAGGACGCGGGCGCCGTCGCCGTCATGGCGCTGGAGCGGGTCCCGGCCGACATCCGCAAGGACGGCGGGGTGGCCCGGATGTCCGACCCGGACATGATCGACGGCATCATCGAGGCCGTCTCCATCCCCGTGATGGCCAAGTCCCGCATCGGCCACCTGGTCGAGGCGCAGGTCCTCCAGGCGCTCGGCGTGGACTACATCGACGAGTCCGAGGTCCTCACCCCGGCCGACGAGGTCAACCACACCGACAAGTGGGCCTTCACCACGCCGTTCGTCTGCGGCGCCACCAACCTGGGCGAGGCCCTGCGCCGCATCGCCGAGGGCGCGGCGATGATCCGCTCCAAGGGCGAGGCCGGCACCGGCAACGTCGTGGAGGCCGTGCGCCACATGCGGCAGATCAAGAACGAGATCTCCCGCCTGCGGGGCCTGGACAACAACGAGCTGTTCGGCGCCGCCAAGGAGCTGCGGGCCCCCTACGAGCTGGTCAAGGAGGTCGCCGAGCTGGGCAAGCTGCCGGTCGTGCTGTTCTCCGCCGGCGGCGTGGCCACCCCGGCCGACGCGGCGCTGATGCGGCAGCTCGGCGCCGAGGGCGTGTTCGTCGGCTCCGGCATCTTCAAGTCCGGCGACCCGGCCAAGCGCGCCGCCGCGATCGTGAAGGCCACCACCTTCTACGACGACCCCAAGATCATCGCCGACGTCTCGCGCGGCCTGGGCGAGGCCATGGTCGGCATCAACATCGACACTCTGCCCGAGGGCGAGCGCTACGCCTCTCGCGGCTGGTGA
- the ruvC gene encoding crossover junction endodeoxyribonuclease RuvC has product MRVLGVDPGLTRCGVGVVEGAAGRPLRMAAVGVVRTPAAAETADRLVLIERGIEEWLDAHQPEAVAVERVFSQHNVRTVMGTAQASAVAMLCAARRGLPVALHTPSEVKAAVTGSGRADKAQVGAMVTRLLRLDAPPRPADAADALALAICHIWRAPAQDRLRRARAAARSGPAAPRSKGTIPS; this is encoded by the coding sequence GTGCGCGTGCTGGGCGTGGATCCCGGGCTCACCCGCTGTGGGGTCGGCGTCGTGGAGGGTGCCGCCGGGCGGCCGTTGCGGATGGCCGCCGTCGGTGTCGTGCGGACGCCCGCCGCCGCCGAGACCGCCGACCGCCTCGTGCTGATCGAGCGCGGCATCGAGGAGTGGCTCGACGCGCACCAGCCGGAGGCGGTCGCCGTCGAGCGCGTCTTCAGCCAGCACAACGTCCGCACCGTCATGGGCACCGCCCAGGCCAGCGCCGTGGCCATGCTGTGCGCCGCCCGGCGCGGGCTGCCGGTCGCGCTGCACACGCCGAGCGAGGTCAAGGCCGCCGTCACCGGCAGCGGCCGGGCCGACAAGGCGCAGGTCGGAGCCATGGTCACCCGCCTGCTGCGGCTCGACGCGCCGCCCCGGCCCGCCGACGCGGCCGACGCGCTCGCCCTGGCCATCTGTCATATCTGGCGCGCCCCCGCCCAGGACCGTCTCCGGCGGGCGCGCGCGGCGGCGCGGTCCGGCCCCGCCGCACCCCGCTCGAAGGGCACCATTCCGTCATGA